The Synechocystis sp. PCC 7509 genome includes a window with the following:
- a CDS encoding DUF3386 domain-containing protein: protein MTESTARDLFKAAYENRYTWDSNFPGYSANVQIKQGDEVYNGKICINRDLSVDVEGMEDETVKESVYTQLRDIVTHRKRSQFEQAHGKNEFTLGESDESGATEILVKGDSMGSNYKIRGTEICQVSRVMGRMAFVIDTQESLDTGNGYVSSRYDVVFRNPQTNEITRTMKFKDTFEPVGDYHIMTNEAIETYENGTRMTTEFSFSNVKLLEPATV from the coding sequence ATGACTGAATCGACGGCTCGTGACTTATTCAAAGCAGCTTACGAAAATCGTTATACCTGGGACTCCAACTTTCCTGGTTACAGCGCCAACGTGCAAATTAAGCAAGGCGATGAAGTTTATAACGGTAAAATTTGCATTAACCGCGACCTTAGCGTAGATGTGGAAGGGATGGAAGATGAAACCGTTAAAGAAAGCGTTTATACTCAACTGCGGGATATAGTCACTCATCGCAAAAGATCCCAGTTTGAACAAGCTCATGGCAAAAATGAGTTTACATTAGGCGAAAGCGATGAAAGTGGCGCAACCGAAATTTTGGTAAAAGGCGACTCAATGGGGTCTAACTACAAAATTCGCGGTACAGAAATTTGTCAAGTTAGCCGTGTTATGGGCAGAATGGCGTTTGTAATTGATACCCAAGAAAGCCTAGATACAGGTAATGGCTATGTTTCGTCGCGCTACGATGTGGTTTTCCGCAATCCTCAGACTAACGAAATTACCCGCACGATGAAGTTCAAAGATACTTTTGAGCCAGTGGGCGATTACCATATCATGACTAATGAGGCAATTGAAACCTACGAAAACGGTACGCGGATGACGACAGAGTTTAGCTTTTCTAATGTGAAACTGCTAGAACCTGCAACGGTTTAA
- a CDS encoding 2Fe-2S iron-sulfur cluster-binding protein, producing MAVYQVRLINEETALDRTITVPGDRYILEIATQSGIRLPSGCGQGECSACVAKLISGEVDQNEQKFLRPSELAAGYAVTCVAYPLSDCTLQTHQEQVLYPSSLYMSLQKPD from the coding sequence ATGGCAGTTTATCAAGTTCGGCTTATAAATGAAGAAACCGCTCTAGATCGTACTATTACCGTACCAGGCGATCGCTATATTTTAGAAATTGCCACCCAATCCGGGATTCGTCTACCTTCTGGCTGTGGTCAAGGTGAGTGTTCCGCTTGTGTCGCCAAGCTAATAAGCGGTGAAGTAGATCAAAACGAACAAAAATTTCTCCGTCCCTCCGAATTAGCCGCCGGATACGCCGTTACTTGTGTTGCTTACCCGCTCTCTGATTGCACCTTGCAAACTCATCAAGAGCAAGTTTTGTACCCATCATCGTTGTATATGTCGCTGCAAAAGCCTGATTAA
- the mazG gene encoding nucleoside triphosphate pyrophosphohydrolase translates to MSELNNSKTATLEALQQLIDVVSKLRSPDGGCPWDLAQTQATLTPYVIEEAYEVVEAIASGNQKAIAEELGDLLLQVVLQSQIATEENKFSLLEVVEGISQKLIRRHPHVFGEVEATSIEQVKQNWEEIKATEKGESTQLSSKLSSYTRTFPPLLAGMKISQKAALAGFEWENVDGVWDKFEEELGEFTRAIAQESIERQQAELGDLLFVLINLARWYKIDPSLALQGTNQRFIQRLSHVETLAGRPLSDYTLEELETMWQKAKATIAKDI, encoded by the coding sequence ATGTCTGAGCTAAACAACTCTAAAACCGCTACTTTAGAAGCCCTGCAACAGCTAATTGATGTAGTATCTAAACTACGCTCTCCCGACGGTGGTTGTCCTTGGGATTTGGCGCAAACTCAAGCAACGCTAACACCCTACGTAATTGAGGAAGCTTACGAAGTAGTAGAAGCAATTGCTAGTGGAAACCAAAAGGCGATCGCCGAAGAATTGGGAGACTTATTACTACAAGTTGTATTACAATCCCAAATAGCTACCGAAGAAAATAAGTTTAGTTTACTAGAAGTAGTTGAAGGGATTAGCCAAAAGTTAATTCGCCGCCATCCTCACGTATTTGGCGAAGTAGAAGCAACCAGTATTGAGCAAGTAAAACAAAATTGGGAAGAAATTAAGGCTACTGAAAAAGGAGAATCTACGCAATTAAGTAGCAAACTTAGCAGTTATACGCGCACTTTTCCGCCACTACTTGCAGGAATGAAGATTTCTCAAAAAGCAGCTTTGGCGGGCTTTGAGTGGGAAAATGTAGACGGGGTATGGGATAAGTTTGAGGAAGAATTAGGAGAATTTACTCGCGCGATCGCACAGGAATCAATAGAACGTCAGCAAGCAGAACTTGGAGACTTATTATTTGTTTTAATTAATCTAGCGCGGTGGTACAAAATCGATCCAAGTCTTGCGTTGCAAGGAACAAATCAAAGATTTATTCAACGCCTGTCTCACGTTGAAACCCTCGCAGGTCGTCCGCTATCTGATTATACCCTGGAGGAATTAGAAACAATGTGGCAAAAAGCAAAAGCAACTATTGCTAAAGATATTTAA
- a CDS encoding metal-binding protein translates to MPSGQTHDRITLWSLPIIAGCTYLLTHRNSDRTLIVAGAFLFSGLMFGPDLDIYSVQYKRWGYLRWLWIPYQKSLKHRSFFSHGLIIGTTVRLVYLAFWLSLVGLLALGIAEIQGDISWDWQVGVKFAKKYTYEWLALFIGLEMGAMSHILSDRIGSFSKRWQRNKIKKSTTK, encoded by the coding sequence ATGCCGTCCGGTCAAACCCACGATCGCATTACTTTATGGAGTTTACCTATAATTGCTGGTTGCACCTATCTATTAACGCATAGAAATAGCGATCGCACTTTAATTGTAGCGGGAGCTTTTTTGTTTAGTGGCTTAATGTTTGGGCCAGACTTAGATATTTATTCCGTCCAATACAAGCGCTGGGGTTACTTGCGGTGGTTGTGGATACCCTACCAAAAATCTTTAAAACATCGCTCTTTCTTTTCTCACGGACTAATCATCGGGACGACAGTTCGGTTAGTATACTTAGCCTTTTGGTTAAGCTTAGTCGGACTTTTGGCGTTGGGAATTGCTGAAATACAGGGAGACATAAGCTGGGATTGGCAAGTAGGGGTAAAATTTGCTAAAAAATATACTTATGAATGGCTGGCATTGTTTATTGGCTTAGAAATGGGAGCAATGAGTCATATATTAAGCGATCGCATCGGTTCATTTTCTAAACGCTGGCAACGAAATAAGATAAAGAAATCGACAACTAAGTAA
- a CDS encoding phosphoribulokinase, translating to MSNRPIILGIVGDSAAGKTTLTKGIAQVLGEDNVTVICTDDYHRYDRVQRAELGITALHPDCNYLDIMQQHLSLLRTGQPILKPVYSHTTGTFEPPVYIKPNKFVVVEGLLGYSTRTARDAYDVKVYLAPPEALRADWKVKRDTAKRGYTKEQVLAEMAKREPDSEEFIRPQRQWADVVVSFYPPNDNTEEDPLLNVRLVLRPTIPHPEFTQIISNNTNATPAVRLELDRDMGKPVDVVEIDGHATLEQVYELEKLICSDMPNLKNICDRESNPNLGKVTGTTGETIQSNPLALTQLLITYHMLKAPQIRQ from the coding sequence ATGAGCAATCGTCCGATTATTTTAGGTATTGTCGGCGATAGTGCTGCTGGCAAAACAACTTTAACAAAAGGCATTGCTCAAGTATTAGGTGAGGATAACGTTACAGTTATTTGTACTGATGATTACCATCGCTACGATCGCGTTCAACGGGCAGAATTAGGTATAACCGCCTTGCACCCCGATTGTAACTATCTCGACATTATGCAACAACATCTTTCTTTGTTGAGGACAGGACAACCAATACTTAAACCTGTATACAGTCACACCACCGGAACCTTTGAGCCGCCAGTGTATATTAAGCCGAATAAATTTGTTGTCGTGGAAGGCTTACTAGGTTATTCTACTCGCACCGCCAGAGATGCTTATGATGTCAAAGTATATTTAGCACCCCCCGAAGCACTCCGCGCCGATTGGAAAGTCAAGCGCGATACAGCTAAACGCGGCTATACCAAAGAGCAAGTATTGGCAGAAATGGCAAAACGCGAACCAGATTCGGAAGAATTTATTCGTCCCCAACGTCAATGGGCGGATGTAGTAGTAAGTTTTTACCCACCAAACGATAATACTGAAGAAGATCCTTTACTAAACGTTCGCTTGGTACTGCGTCCAACGATTCCTCACCCCGAATTTACACAAATTATTTCTAACAACACCAATGCTACCCCCGCCGTGCGGCTGGAATTAGATAGAGATATGGGTAAACCTGTAGATGTGGTAGAAATAGACGGTCATGCAACCTTAGAGCAGGTGTACGAGCTAGAGAAGCTAATATGTAGCGATATGCCGAATTTGAAGAATATATGCGATCGCGAAAGTAACCCCAACTTAGGCAAGGTTACAGGCACAACAGGGGAAACAATTCAAAGCAACCCTTTGGCGCTAACTCAGTTGTTGATTACTTACCATATGTTGAAGGCTCCGCAAATTCGGCAATAG
- a CDS encoding CheR family methyltransferase, producing the protein MTSDQPSKQSTDEVSVSEQLGDNLFPIVGIAASAGGLEAFIDLLTYLPVDTGMAFVLIQHLAPDHKSLLTEILAKKTKMPVSEVVDGVMVEPNRVYIIAPNTKMILAQGRLRLAPRERVEGKYMPGDAFFTSLAAEQGSKAIAVILSGGDGDGSLSLTHIKAAGGVTFAQCEETAKFDSMPNTAVATGNVDFILPPQEIAEELAKLSIHPFIAPQAIAKLVENSPQSIEGMQLIFALLKSSTGVDFSQYKLTTIARRMQRRMLLYKLEKLEDYAQYLQNNEAEVKALYAEILIHVTGFFRDPLAFQQLVEQGFPIITKNKTAKSPLRIWVAGCSTGEEAYSIAICLLEFLGEKSLHSLIQIFATDISETAIERARTGTYSDVQMVGVSPERRDRFFTKLESGGYRISKAVRELCVFARQDLSSDPPFANLDLVSCRNVMIYLAESLQKQVLSIFHYSLNSKGILMLGSSESTGHNSQLFAVIDKKHRIYTKNLTETPPIFSFVASKYPTTIVDNPKTTNNNPADSFDLGKETDRLILNRYAPVGVVIDDKMTVLQVRGETSFYLKLSPGTPSFDLFKMVRKDLLVALRAAVYEAQRQNVLVRKERLRLENESRLKIINLEVIPFKDAIAKKSYFLILFTEVTPAVNNSIPVKREGLDSGDLEREIDLLRAELAIANQERAAAGEYLQAVTQEQEHTNQDLKVANEEILSSNEELQSINEELETAKEEIQATNEELKTTNEELRSRNLELHHVNNDLTNLIASIDIPILMLTNDLRVRRFTPTAQKLLNFIPTDVGRPFRDINANLDIPNLEELIVEVINSLKSIVLEVQTNGGYWYNLHIRPYRTIDNRIDGAVVVLIDIDALKGGAANLESARNYAEAIVETVQVPLLVLNGELEVKKANQAFYRTFEVSSRDTINSSIFDLGNGEWNFQSLRVLLTEVLANDTEIQGFEVNHNFEQIGQKTMLLNASKILHEDSIQLLLSIEDITERKLLELERDRALIQEQAARYTAEVANASKDEFLSIVSHELRNPLTAILGWVQLLRNREFDKSKIDHALETIERSARAQNKLIEDLLETSRITAGKFHLNISAIALAPVISSAIEIARTSANAKNIGIEKVFTPKTVLVFGDMDRLQQIISNLLTNAIKFTPSGGQVTVSLDCTSSLAQIQVSDTGQGISAEFIPFVFERFRQANSTSTRSEGGLGLGLSIVEHLVGLHGGTVSAASPGEGQGATFTVQLPLLETRQGDSKEITSSPQISLSLLEGLRVLVVEDDAGLLELIKTILEQYGAEVTEVNSAKNAIASLTNNPGKYDVLLSDLGMPEDDGYSLLRQVRELSPELGGQIPAAALTAYAREGDRQQSFAAGFQRHIAKPVQPEELVSIIAELAQINPETK; encoded by the coding sequence ATGACTTCTGACCAGCCTTCTAAGCAATCTACTGATGAAGTGTCCGTTTCAGAGCAGCTTGGCGATAACTTATTTCCCATCGTTGGTATTGCTGCTTCGGCGGGTGGACTAGAAGCTTTTATAGATTTGCTGACGTACTTACCTGTCGATACAGGAATGGCTTTTGTATTAATTCAGCACTTGGCTCCTGACCACAAGAGCTTGCTAACAGAGATTTTAGCAAAAAAGACAAAAATGCCTGTCAGTGAAGTAGTAGACGGTGTGATGGTTGAACCAAATCGCGTTTACATCATTGCGCCCAATACCAAAATGATTTTAGCTCAAGGAAGGCTAAGACTTGCGCCGCGTGAGAGGGTTGAAGGAAAATATATGCCTGGTGATGCCTTTTTTACCTCCTTAGCCGCCGAACAAGGCTCTAAAGCGATCGCAGTGATCTTATCTGGAGGTGATGGGGACGGATCTTTATCATTAACACATATTAAAGCCGCCGGGGGTGTGACTTTTGCCCAGTGTGAAGAAACGGCAAAATTTGACAGTATGCCCAATACTGCGGTAGCCACAGGGAATGTAGATTTTATTTTGCCTCCCCAAGAAATTGCCGAAGAACTAGCAAAGCTAAGTATTCATCCTTTTATTGCTCCCCAAGCAATAGCCAAACTGGTAGAAAATTCGCCGCAAAGCATTGAAGGTATGCAGCTAATTTTTGCCTTGCTCAAATCGTCAACAGGTGTAGACTTTAGCCAATACAAGCTCACGACGATCGCGCGACGAATGCAGCGCCGAATGCTGTTATATAAACTAGAAAAGCTAGAAGATTACGCCCAGTATTTGCAAAACAACGAGGCGGAAGTTAAGGCACTGTATGCAGAAATATTGATTCATGTTACTGGCTTTTTCCGCGATCCTTTAGCTTTTCAACAGTTGGTAGAGCAAGGTTTTCCAATTATCACCAAAAACAAAACAGCAAAATCACCTCTGCGGATTTGGGTTGCTGGATGCTCGACGGGGGAGGAGGCTTACTCGATTGCCATTTGTTTGCTGGAATTTTTGGGAGAAAAATCCCTTCATTCGCTCATTCAAATCTTTGCCACCGATATCAGCGAGACGGCGATTGAACGCGCCAGAACAGGAACTTATAGCGATGTGCAAATGGTGGGTGTTTCACCAGAACGCCGCGATCGCTTTTTTACTAAGCTAGAGTCTGGCGGCTATCGAATTAGTAAAGCTGTCCGTGAATTATGTGTCTTCGCCCGTCAAGACTTGAGCAGCGATCCACCTTTTGCCAATTTGGATCTAGTTAGCTGTCGCAATGTGATGATTTATTTGGCAGAGTCTTTACAAAAACAGGTTTTATCTATTTTTCATTACAGTCTCAACTCTAAGGGAATTTTGATGTTGGGGAGTTCAGAAAGCACTGGTCACAACTCACAACTGTTTGCTGTAATTGATAAAAAGCACAGAATTTATACTAAAAACCTGACGGAAACTCCGCCAATTTTTTCTTTTGTTGCCAGCAAATATCCAACTACAATAGTGGACAACCCTAAAACTACAAACAACAATCCCGCCGATAGTTTTGACTTAGGCAAAGAAACCGACAGGCTAATATTAAATCGCTACGCTCCTGTGGGTGTAGTAATTGATGACAAAATGACTGTGCTGCAAGTTCGCGGTGAAACCAGCTTTTATCTCAAACTTTCACCAGGAACCCCAAGCTTTGACCTATTTAAAATGGTACGAAAAGACTTGCTTGTTGCCTTACGTGCCGCCGTTTATGAGGCACAAAGGCAAAATGTGCTGGTAAGAAAAGAGCGGCTAAGATTAGAAAATGAAAGTCGCCTGAAAATAATTAATCTTGAAGTCATCCCCTTTAAAGATGCGATCGCCAAAAAAAGCTACTTTTTAATTTTATTTACAGAAGTAACACCCGCAGTTAACAATTCCATCCCTGTAAAGCGTGAAGGTTTAGATTCGGGTGACTTAGAACGTGAGATTGACTTGCTCAGAGCGGAACTCGCCATAGCAAACCAAGAGCGAGCGGCGGCGGGTGAATACCTGCAAGCAGTGACTCAAGAGCAAGAACACACAAATCAAGACCTCAAAGTTGCCAATGAGGAAATCTTATCGAGCAATGAGGAGTTGCAAAGCATTAATGAGGAACTCGAAACCGCTAAAGAGGAAATTCAGGCTACTAACGAAGAACTGAAAACAACCAACGAAGAACTCCGTAGTCGCAACTTAGAATTGCATCATGTCAATAACGATTTGACAAACTTGATTGCTAGTATTGATATCCCAATTTTAATGCTGACAAACGACTTGCGGGTGCGACGCTTCACCCCAACAGCGCAAAAATTACTCAATTTTATTCCTACCGATGTCGGGCGACCCTTTAGAGACATTAATGCCAATCTTGACATTCCTAACTTAGAAGAATTGATTGTAGAAGTCATAAATAGCCTTAAATCCATAGTCTTAGAAGTTCAAACCAATGGGGGGTATTGGTATAACCTCCATATTCGTCCTTACCGGACTATAGACAACCGCATTGACGGCGCGGTAGTGGTATTGATAGACATTGATGCCCTCAAAGGGGGTGCTGCAAATCTCGAATCTGCCCGTAACTATGCTGAGGCTATTGTCGAAACCGTACAAGTGCCATTGCTGGTACTGAATGGTGAACTAGAGGTCAAAAAAGCCAATCAAGCATTCTATAGAACTTTTGAGGTTTCATCAAGGGATACAATCAATTCTTCGATCTTCGATTTGGGAAATGGGGAGTGGAATTTTCAATCTCTGCGAGTTCTGTTAACCGAGGTACTTGCCAATGATACAGAAATTCAAGGATTTGAAGTAAACCATAACTTTGAGCAAATAGGGCAGAAAACTATGCTGCTCAATGCTAGTAAAATTCTGCATGAAGACAGTATTCAACTACTGCTGTCGATTGAGGATATTACCGAGCGGAAACTACTTGAATTAGAGCGCGATCGCGCTCTAATTCAAGAGCAAGCGGCGCGCTATACCGCCGAGGTTGCCAACGCGTCTAAAGATGAGTTTTTATCAATTGTCTCTCACGAATTACGCAACCCTCTAACTGCCATTCTAGGGTGGGTGCAGTTGCTCCGCAATCGTGAGTTTGACAAATCTAAAATAGATCATGCACTGGAGACAATCGAGCGCAGTGCTAGGGCGCAAAATAAATTGATTGAGGATCTTTTAGAAACCTCACGCATTACCGCCGGGAAGTTTCACCTTAACATCAGTGCGATCGCCTTAGCTCCGGTGATTTCGTCAGCTATTGAAATTGCTCGTACATCGGCTAATGCTAAAAATATTGGGATAGAAAAAGTGTTTACACCGAAAACTGTATTGGTATTCGGCGATATGGATCGCTTGCAACAGATAATCTCAAATCTGCTTACTAACGCTATCAAGTTTACCCCTTCTGGGGGGCAAGTGACAGTATCGCTCGATTGTACTAGCTCCCTAGCACAAATTCAAGTGAGCGATACAGGTCAGGGCATCAGCGCCGAGTTTATTCCTTTTGTTTTTGAACGGTTCCGTCAAGCCAATAGCACCAGCACTCGGTCAGAGGGTGGACTTGGACTGGGACTTTCAATTGTGGAGCATTTAGTAGGCTTGCACGGTGGTACAGTTAGCGCCGCAAGTCCTGGCGAGGGGCAAGGAGCAACATTCACAGTCCAGCTACCTCTTTTAGAGACAAGACAAGGAGACAGCAAAGAGATTACTTCCTCTCCTCAAATTAGCCTGTCACTTCTAGAAGGATTGAGGGTACTTGTGGTAGAAGATGACGCGGGTTTACTAGAATTGATAAAAACAATTCTCGAACAGTATGGAGCCGAAGTAACAGAGGTTAATTCAGCAAAAAATGCGATCGCCTCGCTCACAAATAATCCTGGCAAATACGATGTTTTATTGTCAGACCTTGGAATGCCAGAGGACGACGGCTACTCGCTCCTGCGTCAGGTGAGAGAACTTAGCCCAGAGTTAGGGGGGCAGATTCCCGCCGCCGCCTTAACAGCTTACGCGCGCGAAGGCGATCGCCAGCAGTCTTTTGCTGCTGGTTTTCAAAGACATATTGCTAAACCAGTGCAGCCAGAGGAATTAGTATCAATTATTGCCGAGCTTGCCCAAATCAATCCAGAAACAAAATAA
- the radC gene encoding RadC family protein: protein MTYCLRIADLPTTERPRERLIANGSQILATAELIAILLGTGQGAGKLSAVGLGQHILQELSKCDRDPLAVLREVSVQELMQIEGIGPAKATTILAAVELGKRAFQSRPLDRTPIESPAEAAAALSQHLMWQSQERFAVLLLDVKNRLLGTQVITIGTATETLAPPREIFREVLRQGATRVVVAHNHPSGSVEPSTQDIELTRQLLSGAQILGIPLLDHLILGNGNHQSLREITTLWDECPQGD, encoded by the coding sequence ATGACCTACTGCCTAAGAATTGCCGATTTACCGACCACAGAGCGACCGCGCGAACGCTTAATAGCTAACGGTTCTCAGATTTTGGCAACGGCGGAATTAATTGCAATTTTGTTAGGTACAGGACAAGGAGCAGGTAAACTTTCGGCTGTAGGGTTGGGGCAACATATTTTACAAGAACTAAGTAAGTGCGATCGCGATCCTTTGGCAGTTTTAAGAGAAGTCAGCGTTCAAGAATTGATGCAAATTGAAGGAATTGGGCCAGCGAAAGCCACTACTATTTTAGCGGCGGTGGAGTTGGGAAAACGAGCTTTTCAATCGCGCCCCTTAGATCGTACACCTATTGAAAGCCCCGCAGAGGCGGCAGCAGCCTTAAGTCAACATTTAATGTGGCAATCTCAAGAACGTTTTGCCGTGCTGCTATTAGATGTGAAAAATCGCTTGCTAGGTACTCAAGTAATTACCATTGGTACAGCTACAGAAACCCTAGCGCCTCCCCGCGAGATTTTTCGGGAGGTGCTTCGTCAAGGTGCGACAAGAGTTGTAGTTGCTCACAATCACCCGTCCGGGAGCGTAGAACCAAGTACCCAAGATATTGAGTTGACGCGCCAATTATTGTCGGGAGCGCAGATATTGGGGATTCCGCTATTGGATCATTTAATTTTGGGTAATGGCAATCATCAAAGTCTGCGGGAAATAACTACATTGTGGGATGAATGCCCGCAAGGGGATTAA
- a CDS encoding DUF2281 domain-containing protein yields MNSKEQIIHQIEHIPEPLLNEVLNFIQFLKYKHLASEKLETALLSEFSLQKDWLTPQEDEAWQHL; encoded by the coding sequence ATGAACTCTAAAGAACAAATTATTCATCAAATTGAGCATATTCCTGAACCACTACTAAATGAAGTCCTCAACTTTATTCAATTTCTCAAATACAAACATCTTGCTTCTGAAAAGTTAGAAACTGCCTTATTGAGCGAATTTTCCTTGCAAAAGGACTGGTTGACCCCACAGGAAGATGAAGCATGGCAACATTTATAA
- a CDS encoding ABC transporter permease, producing MSGVFRKAKVLSLVYYAYMMEYRAELFLWALSGSLPLILMGVWYQAAQGGQFGLSPVDFTRYFLAVFVIRQFTVVWVIWEFEKEVIEGRLSPKLLQPLDPVWHHVAGHFSERFARLPFALALIAMFFVIYPQAFWIPGLSNVLLFAISAIFAFALRFIIQYTFALFAFWTERASAIESLWFLLYLFLSGLIAPLEMFPQGVREVLLWTPFPYLVHFPAALLIGLDVNIIQGFLVMLGWGGFFFVWNRWLWRKGLKQYSGMGA from the coding sequence ATGAGTGGAGTTTTCCGTAAAGCCAAAGTTTTATCATTGGTTTACTACGCCTATATGATGGAATACCGCGCCGAGCTATTTTTATGGGCATTATCGGGTAGTTTGCCGTTAATTTTGATGGGCGTATGGTATCAAGCAGCGCAAGGTGGACAATTTGGGCTAAGTCCTGTAGATTTTACCCGCTACTTTCTCGCTGTATTTGTAATTAGGCAATTTACAGTAGTTTGGGTAATTTGGGAATTTGAAAAAGAAGTCATAGAAGGGCGACTTTCGCCGAAACTATTGCAACCGCTAGATCCAGTATGGCATCATGTCGCAGGGCATTTTTCGGAAAGGTTTGCTCGATTACCTTTTGCTTTAGCACTCATAGCAATGTTTTTCGTTATTTATCCCCAAGCCTTCTGGATTCCTGGCTTAAGTAATGTTCTACTTTTTGCTATATCTGCAATCTTTGCTTTTGCCTTGCGGTTTATAATTCAGTACACCTTTGCTTTATTTGCTTTTTGGACTGAACGAGCAAGTGCAATTGAAAGCTTATGGTTTTTACTATATTTGTTTCTTTCTGGACTAATTGCGCCTTTGGAGATGTTTCCCCAAGGTGTGCGCGAAGTATTGCTGTGGACACCATTTCCTTACTTAGTTCATTTTCCCGCCGCCTTACTAATTGGATTAGATGTAAATATAATTCAGGGGTTTTTAGTCATGCTTGGTTGGGGTGGCTTCTTTTTTGTGTGGAATCGTTGGCTGTGGCGCAAAGGACTTAAGCAATACTCAGGAATGGGAGCTTAG
- a CDS encoding ABC transporter ATP-binding protein: MPIIEAENLSKVYPVAIKEPGLKGTINHFFHRTYRSVDAVKQVSFSIEPGEVVGFLGANGAGKTTTLKMLTGLIHPSSGKVQVAGFTPFGRKSAFLQKITLVMGQKQQLIWDLPALDSLKINAAIYGISDKEYRMRVGELTEMLSLQDKLKQPVRKLSLGERMKAEFLAALLHRPQVLFLDEPTLGLDVNAQVGVRDFLRDYNSKYGATILLTSHYMADITALCDRVLVIHQGQLVYDGGLNKLIDNFAPCREVKIELAHPLPEAKLLPYGEIKALDGQSVRFLVERDELTRTVAKMLAELEVIDLTVTDPPVEEIIGRVFNAGGVS; this comes from the coding sequence ATGCCAATTATCGAGGCTGAAAACCTCAGCAAAGTCTATCCTGTCGCCATCAAAGAACCTGGACTGAAGGGAACAATTAACCACTTTTTCCACCGCACCTATCGCTCTGTAGACGCTGTAAAACAAGTTTCCTTTTCTATTGAGCCGGGGGAAGTAGTGGGCTTTCTAGGGGCAAATGGAGCTGGGAAAACCACTACATTAAAAATGCTTACGGGGTTAATTCATCCCTCCTCCGGGAAGGTACAAGTTGCTGGATTTACCCCTTTTGGGCGAAAATCTGCCTTTTTGCAGAAAATAACCCTAGTTATGGGACAAAAACAACAATTAATCTGGGATTTACCCGCTTTAGACTCCTTAAAAATCAACGCCGCTATCTATGGCATTTCTGATAAAGAATACCGAATGCGCGTAGGCGAACTTACAGAAATGCTATCTCTGCAAGATAAGCTCAAGCAACCCGTGCGAAAACTATCTTTAGGCGAACGCATGAAAGCCGAGTTTCTCGCCGCCTTGTTGCACCGTCCCCAAGTATTATTTTTAGACGAACCAACTTTAGGATTAGATGTAAATGCCCAAGTGGGAGTACGAGATTTTTTGCGCGACTACAATAGCAAATATGGGGCGACAATCCTGTTAACTAGCCACTATATGGCAGACATTACCGCTTTGTGCGATCGCGTACTTGTCATTCATCAAGGACAATTAGTTTACGATGGCGGCTTAAATAAATTAATTGACAACTTTGCTCCTTGTCGGGAAGTAAAAATAGAACTTGCTCATCCGTTACCGGAAGCCAAACTATTACCCTACGGTGAAATCAAAGCTTTAGACGGACAATCAGTCAGATTTTTAGTAGAGCGTGACGAACTAACTCGGACTGTAGCCAAGATGTTAGCAGAATTAGAAGTAATAGACTTAACCGTAACCGATCCTCCAGTTGAAGAAATTATCGGGCGAGTTTTCAATGCTGGAGGTGTGTCATGA